A window of the Thiomicrospira microaerophila genome harbors these coding sequences:
- the tyrS gene encoding tyrosine--tRNA ligase, whose protein sequence is MLSIEEQLAIIKRGAEEILVEAELIEKLKQNRPLIIKAGFDPTAPDLHIGHTVLINKLKQFQDLGHEVQFLIGDFTAMIGDPTGKSATRPPLSAEKIAENAKTYQDQVFKILDPAKTKVVFNSAWFNALTAAEMIKLAATSTVARMLERNDFDERYRSGTPIAIHEFLYPLVQGYDSVMMEADIELGGTDQKFNLLMGRQLQQYFGKKPQVTLTMPILEGLDGVQKMSKSLNNYIGIQDEPNDMFGKVMSVSDELMWRYFELLSFESLETIAGYKDAVSQGENPRNIKVKLALELVARFHSVQAANSALEDFETRFSKNAIPDEMPLFNFQGEMALANLLKEAGLVATTSEAHRMIKQGAVKLNGEKLQDGRALYSDLDEAVFQVGKRKFAKVTLV, encoded by the coding sequence ATGTTAAGTATTGAAGAGCAATTAGCCATTATTAAGCGTGGCGCTGAGGAAATTTTAGTTGAAGCCGAGTTGATCGAGAAGTTAAAGCAAAACCGTCCTTTAATTATTAAGGCAGGGTTTGACCCTACAGCTCCCGATTTGCATATAGGGCATACTGTATTAATAAATAAGTTAAAACAGTTTCAAGATCTGGGGCATGAGGTGCAATTTCTGATCGGTGACTTTACGGCGATGATTGGTGACCCAACCGGTAAGAGTGCAACCCGCCCGCCTTTGTCAGCGGAAAAAATCGCTGAAAACGCTAAGACCTATCAAGATCAAGTTTTTAAAATCTTGGACCCGGCAAAAACGAAGGTTGTATTCAATTCCGCTTGGTTTAATGCTTTAACCGCAGCAGAGATGATTAAACTGGCTGCCACCTCAACTGTGGCGCGCATGCTGGAGCGAAACGATTTTGATGAGCGCTACCGCTCCGGTACACCTATTGCTATCCATGAGTTTTTGTACCCGTTGGTTCAGGGTTATGATTCAGTGATGATGGAGGCGGATATCGAATTGGGCGGCACAGATCAAAAATTTAACCTCTTAATGGGCCGACAACTTCAGCAGTATTTTGGCAAAAAGCCACAAGTTACACTAACCATGCCGATTCTGGAAGGGCTGGATGGTGTACAGAAAATGTCAAAGTCACTGAATAACTATATCGGTATTCAGGATGAACCGAATGATATGTTCGGCAAGGTGATGTCAGTATCTGATGAGTTAATGTGGCGTTATTTTGAGTTATTGAGCTTTGAAAGTCTGGAGACGATTGCCGGCTATAAAGACGCAGTAAGTCAAGGTGAGAATCCACGTAACATTAAAGTTAAGTTAGCGCTTGAATTGGTAGCCCGCTTTCACTCTGTGCAGGCTGCCAATAGTGCGCTAGAAGATTTTGAAACCCGTTTTTCAAAAAATGCTATTCCGGATGAGATGCCATTATTTAATTTTCAAGGTGAAATGGCTTTAGCCAATCTTTTAAAAGAGGCAGGCCTGGTAGCCACCACTTCAGAGGCGCATCGTATGATTAAGCAAGGTGCCGTGAAGTTAAATGGTGAGAAACTGCAGGATGGCCGTGCTCTATACAGTGATCTGGATGAAGCGGTATTCCAGGTTGGAAAAAGAAAGTTTGCAAAAGTCACACTTGTTTAA
- a CDS encoding dihydroorotate dehydrogenase: MIDLSVNICGITCNSPIAMASGNAGYGLEYAAVSGFSNQDVGAVFLKGTTLEPKLGNKPDRVWESPNGLLNSIGLQNPGVDYVVNQLLPQLDYDQTRFFANVSGSSLEEYAEVCRRFDQTALAGLEINISCPNVKKGGATFGNDPDMAAKVVEACRASTSKPLIVKLSPNQTDIALGAQRVIDAGADALSAINTLMGMSINIDSWRPDLGNNQGGLSGPAIKPVALLKVHQVYQVAKKYDIPIIGLGGITCAEDVIEFLLAGASMVAVGTALAKDPLLIKKMNKQISRYLEKRGLQSVAQLTGKLELNTDTVLCG; this comes from the coding sequence GTGATTGATCTATCCGTTAATATTTGCGGTATTACCTGCAATTCACCGATTGCCATGGCATCCGGTAATGCGGGCTATGGTTTGGAGTATGCCGCTGTGTCTGGTTTTAGTAATCAAGATGTCGGTGCTGTCTTTCTAAAGGGCACGACGCTTGAACCTAAATTGGGTAATAAGCCTGATCGTGTTTGGGAGAGTCCAAATGGACTGCTCAATTCAATCGGTTTACAAAATCCAGGTGTGGATTATGTGGTAAACCAACTGCTTCCGCAACTGGATTATGATCAAACACGTTTTTTTGCGAACGTATCCGGTTCATCGTTGGAAGAGTATGCTGAAGTTTGTCGCCGTTTTGATCAAACCGCCTTGGCGGGTTTGGAAATCAATATTTCCTGTCCGAATGTTAAAAAGGGTGGCGCCACGTTTGGGAATGATCCAGATATGGCGGCTAAGGTCGTTGAGGCCTGTCGCGCCAGTACCTCTAAGCCACTTATCGTTAAGCTTTCGCCGAATCAAACCGATATTGCACTGGGTGCGCAGCGAGTTATTGATGCGGGTGCGGATGCCTTGTCGGCAATTAATACTCTGATGGGAATGTCGATTAATATTGATAGCTGGCGACCTGATTTGGGTAATAATCAAGGTGGCTTATCGGGACCAGCGATTAAGCCGGTGGCTTTGCTAAAGGTTCATCAGGTGTATCAAGTGGCTAAAAAATACGATATTCCTATTATCGGTTTAGGCGGGATTACCTGCGCTGAGGATGTGATTGAGTTCTTGCTTGCGGGTGCATCGATGGTGGCCGTCGGCACTGCGCTGGCAAAAGACCCTTTACTGATCAAAAAGATGAATAAACAAATTTCGCGTTACCTAGAGAAACGTGGCCTGCAATCAGTGGCTCAACTTACCGGTAAGCTAGAATTAAATACAGATACCGTGTTGTGCGGTTAG